The Mycolicibacterium hassiacum DSM 44199 genome includes a window with the following:
- a CDS encoding nuclear transport factor 2 family protein has product MNSTPQSAPVPDSDRIAAADAYVDALASHRADDVPFAPDCVRIEGGIKTGFSGAHLRRSLNRGPQFRVIEATTDREYTVDGDYVHATFTVVTKAGFAGRRVVARVRETFLIPASDGLIHHIRARISPTVRREPA; this is encoded by the coding sequence GTGAACTCGACCCCGCAGTCCGCCCCCGTCCCGGACAGCGACCGCATCGCCGCGGCCGACGCCTACGTCGACGCGCTGGCCAGCCATCGGGCCGACGACGTCCCGTTCGCGCCGGACTGTGTGCGCATCGAAGGGGGCATCAAGACCGGGTTCTCCGGAGCGCATCTGCGGCGCAGCCTGAACCGGGGTCCGCAGTTCCGGGTCATCGAGGCCACCACCGACCGGGAATACACCGTCGACGGCGACTACGTGCACGCCACGTTCACGGTGGTGACCAAGGCCGGGTTCGCCGGCCGCCGGGTCGTCGCCCGGGTCCGCGAGACCTTCCTGATCCCCGCGTCCGACGGTTTGATCCACCACATCCGGGCGCGGATCAGCCCGACGGTGCGCCGCGAGCCGGCATAA
- the ipdA gene encoding cholesterol ring-cleaving hydrolase subunit IpdA: MSDKRTTLDEAVSQIRSGMTIGIGGWGSRRKPMAFVRALLRTDVTDLTVVTYGGPDLGLLCAAGKVKRVYYGFVSLDSPPFYDPWFAKARTSGAIEAREMDEGMLRCGLQAAAQRLPFLPIRAGLGSSVLDFWEGELKTVTSPYPTGHGYETLIAMPALNLDAAFVHMNLGDAQGNAAYTGIDPYFDDLYLMAAEKRFLSVERIVDTAELVKSVPPQALLINRMMVDAVVEAPGGAHFTTAEPDYRRDERFQRHYVEAAGSEESWQQFVQTYLSGTEADYQAAVRKFGESQGEAK; the protein is encoded by the coding sequence ATGAGCGATAAACGAACCACTCTCGACGAGGCGGTCAGCCAGATCCGCAGCGGGATGACCATCGGCATCGGCGGCTGGGGATCGCGCCGCAAGCCGATGGCCTTCGTCCGCGCACTGCTGCGCACCGACGTCACCGACCTGACGGTCGTCACCTACGGCGGGCCCGACCTCGGTCTGCTGTGCGCGGCCGGCAAGGTCAAGCGGGTCTACTACGGCTTCGTCTCGCTGGACTCGCCGCCGTTCTACGACCCGTGGTTCGCCAAGGCCCGCACCTCCGGGGCGATCGAGGCCCGCGAGATGGACGAGGGCATGCTGCGTTGCGGGCTGCAGGCCGCGGCCCAGCGGCTGCCGTTCCTGCCGATCCGGGCCGGTCTGGGCAGCAGCGTGCTCGACTTCTGGGAGGGCGAGCTCAAGACGGTCACCTCGCCGTACCCGACCGGCCACGGTTACGAGACGCTGATCGCGATGCCGGCGCTGAACCTCGACGCCGCGTTCGTGCATATGAATCTCGGTGATGCGCAGGGGAATGCGGCCTACACCGGCATCGACCCCTACTTCGACGATCTGTATCTGATGGCCGCCGAGAAGCGGTTCCTGTCGGTGGAACGCATCGTCGACACCGCCGAGCTCGTCAAATCCGTTCCGCCGCAGGCGCTGCTGATCAACCGGATGATGGTCGACGCCGTCGTGGAGGCGCCGGGCGGTGCCCACTTCACCACCGCCGAACCGGACTACCGGCGCGACGAGCGGTTCCAGCGGCACTACGTCGAGGCGGCCGGCTCGGAGGAGAGCTGGCAGCAGTTCGTGCAGACCTACCTGTCCGGCACCGAGGCCGACTACCAGGCCGCGGTGCGCAAGTTCGGCGAGTCCCAGGGAGAAGCCAAGTGA
- the ipdC gene encoding (3aS,4S,5R,7aS)-5-hydroxy-7a-methyl-1-oxo-octahydro-1H-indene-4-carboxyl-CoA dehydrogenase — MSRLRTALTELVGIEHPVVQTGMGWVAGARLVSAVANAGGLGILASATMTLEELQTAVTKVKAATDKPFGINIRADAADANDRVELLIREGVKVASFALAPKPDLIAKLKDAGVVVIPSVGAAKHAKKVAGWGADAVIVQGGEGGGHTGPIATTLLLPSVLDALKGTGIPVIAAGGFFDGRGLAAALSYGAAGVAMGTRFLLTSDSTVPDAVKRRYLEAGLDGTVVTTRVDGMPHRVLRTGLVNSLESGSRVRGFVAAVANAQKFKKMTGMTWRTMIRDGLAMRRSKDLSWAQVIMAANTPMLLKAGLVEGNTDAGVLASGQVAGIVEDLPSCAELIERVVDEAIVHLRAASAHIVD; from the coding sequence ATGAGCAGACTGCGCACCGCACTGACCGAACTGGTCGGCATCGAGCACCCGGTGGTGCAGACCGGGATGGGCTGGGTCGCCGGTGCGCGGCTGGTGTCGGCCGTGGCCAACGCCGGCGGGCTGGGCATCCTGGCGTCGGCCACCATGACGCTCGAGGAACTGCAGACCGCGGTCACCAAGGTCAAGGCGGCCACCGACAAACCGTTCGGCATCAACATCCGCGCCGACGCCGCGGACGCCAACGACCGGGTCGAGTTGCTCATCCGCGAGGGCGTCAAGGTGGCGTCGTTCGCGCTGGCCCCGAAGCCGGACCTGATCGCCAAACTCAAGGACGCCGGCGTGGTGGTGATCCCGTCGGTGGGCGCGGCCAAGCACGCCAAGAAGGTCGCGGGCTGGGGCGCGGACGCGGTGATCGTGCAGGGCGGTGAGGGCGGCGGCCATACCGGGCCGATCGCGACCACGCTGCTGCTGCCGTCGGTGCTCGACGCGCTCAAGGGCACCGGCATCCCGGTGATCGCCGCGGGCGGGTTCTTCGACGGCCGCGGGCTGGCGGCGGCGTTGAGCTACGGCGCCGCGGGTGTGGCGATGGGCACCCGGTTCCTGCTCACCTCGGATTCCACCGTTCCCGACGCGGTCAAACGGCGCTACCTCGAGGCCGGACTGGACGGCACCGTGGTCACCACCCGGGTCGACGGCATGCCGCACCGGGTGCTGCGCACCGGGCTGGTGAACAGCCTGGAGAGCGGGTCGCGGGTGCGCGGGTTCGTCGCCGCGGTGGCCAATGCGCAGAAGTTCAAGAAGATGACCGGGATGACCTGGCGGACGATGATCCGCGACGGGCTGGCCATGCGCCGCAGCAAGGATCTGTCCTGGGCACAGGTGATCATGGCCGCCAACACCCCGATGCTGCTGAAAGCCGGGCTGGTCGAGGGCAACACCGATGCCGGGGTGCTGGCGTCGGGCCAGGTCGCCGGGATCGTCGAGGATCTGCCGTCGTGCGCGGAACTGATCGAGCGCGTGGTCGACGAGGCGATCGTGCATCTGCGGGCGGCGTCGGCGCACATCGTCGACTGA
- a CDS encoding acyl-CoA dehydrogenase family protein — MDFSPTPEQQAVADVVTSVLERENSWDALVSGGVAALGVPDRLGGDGVGLLEVTTALTEIGRHGTVGPALATLGLGLLPLLELASEQQQDRYLAGVAKGALLTAALNEPGAPLPEQPTTSYADGKLNGTKVGVGYADQAEWILVTADSAVVVVPRSAAGVVVTKTPTANHTDEYVVSFTDVAVPAEDVLAGATVGRVNQLALGAIGAYASGLVAGALRLTADYVANRHQFGKPLSTFQTVAAQLAEVYIASRTLDLIAKAVVWKLSEGRDAADDLDILGYWLTSQAPPVMQTCHHLHGGMGMDITYPMDRYYSTIKDLTRLLGGPSHRLELVGA; from the coding sequence GTGGACTTCAGCCCCACACCGGAGCAGCAGGCCGTCGCCGACGTCGTCACATCGGTGCTCGAGCGGGAGAACAGCTGGGACGCACTGGTTTCCGGTGGCGTCGCCGCGCTCGGTGTGCCGGACCGGCTGGGTGGCGACGGCGTCGGGCTGCTCGAGGTGACAACCGCGCTGACCGAGATCGGCCGCCACGGCACCGTCGGTCCGGCCCTGGCCACGCTGGGCCTGGGTCTGCTGCCGCTGCTGGAGCTGGCCTCCGAGCAGCAGCAGGACCGCTACCTGGCAGGGGTGGCCAAGGGCGCGCTGTTGACCGCCGCGCTCAACGAGCCGGGTGCCCCGCTTCCGGAGCAGCCGACCACCAGCTACGCCGACGGAAAACTCAACGGCACCAAGGTCGGTGTGGGTTATGCCGATCAGGCCGAGTGGATTCTGGTCACCGCCGATTCCGCGGTCGTCGTGGTGCCGCGCTCGGCCGCCGGGGTGGTGGTCACCAAGACGCCGACGGCCAATCACACCGACGAGTACGTGGTGTCGTTCACCGATGTCGCGGTGCCGGCCGAGGACGTGCTCGCCGGTGCCACCGTCGGCCGGGTGAACCAGCTGGCGCTGGGCGCGATCGGCGCCTATGCGTCGGGCCTGGTCGCCGGTGCGCTGCGACTCACCGCCGACTACGTCGCCAACCGACACCAGTTCGGCAAGCCGCTGTCGACCTTCCAGACCGTTGCCGCGCAGCTGGCTGAGGTGTACATCGCCTCGCGCACTTTGGATCTCATCGCCAAGGCGGTGGTGTGGAAGCTGTCGGAGGGCCGTGACGCGGCCGACGATCTGGACATCCTCGGGTACTGGTTGACCTCACAGGCTCCACCGGTCATGCAGACCTGTCATCACCTGCACGGCGGGATGGGTATGGACATCACCTATCCGATGGACCGCTATTACTCGACGATCAAGGACCTGACGCGGCTGCTGGGCGGCCCATCGCACCGGCTCGAACTCGTGGGAGCGTAA
- a CDS encoding SDR family oxidoreductase: MTDRPEIKLGLQDKVVLVTGGVRGVGAGISKVFADQGAVVVTCARRPVEGLPYEFHSCDVRDDDAVAALIGSIVERHGRLDVVVNNAGGSPYVLAAESSATFNTKIVQLNMLGPLSVSIHANAVMQRQAQGGAIINIGSVSGRRPTPGTVAYGAAKAGIESMTSTLAVEWAPKVRVNSVVVGMVETEQSELFYGDAESIAAICENVPLGRLAKPEDVGWAAAFLASDAASYISGASLEVHGGGEPPHYLATTKADIKR; this comes from the coding sequence GTGACCGACCGGCCAGAGATAAAGCTCGGATTGCAAGACAAGGTGGTCCTGGTGACCGGCGGGGTGCGCGGCGTCGGCGCCGGCATCAGCAAAGTGTTCGCCGACCAGGGCGCGGTCGTGGTGACCTGCGCCCGCCGCCCAGTCGAAGGACTGCCCTACGAATTCCACAGCTGCGATGTGCGCGACGACGACGCGGTCGCGGCCCTGATCGGCAGCATCGTCGAGCGGCACGGCCGGCTCGACGTGGTGGTCAACAACGCGGGCGGATCGCCCTACGTGCTCGCCGCCGAGTCGTCGGCCACGTTCAACACCAAGATCGTGCAGCTGAATATGCTCGGGCCGCTTTCCGTTTCGATCCACGCCAACGCGGTGATGCAGAGACAGGCGCAGGGTGGGGCGATCATCAACATCGGCAGCGTCAGCGGGCGGCGGCCCACCCCGGGCACCGTCGCCTACGGCGCGGCCAAGGCCGGGATCGAGAGCATGACCAGCACGCTGGCCGTGGAGTGGGCGCCGAAGGTGCGGGTCAACTCCGTCGTGGTCGGCATGGTCGAGACCGAGCAGTCGGAGCTGTTCTACGGCGACGCCGAGTCGATCGCGGCGATCTGCGAGAACGTGCCGCTGGGCCGGCTGGCCAAACCGGAGGACGTGGGCTGGGCCGCGGCCTTCCTCGCCTCCGACGCGGCGTCCTACATCAGCGGCGCCTCGCTGGAGGTGCACGGCGGTGGCGAGCCGCCGCACTACCTGGCCACCACCAAAGCTGACATCAAACGATAG
- a CDS encoding SatD family protein: protein MSPIKGSASTTVATLIGDVVGSRRIADRAAAHHALAAALREVTAGAVDPPAFTAGDEFQGSYPTVGAAIDAALTIRLAVAPDVDVRFGIGWGDVTVLDPATGIQDGPGWWAAREAIEWTASAQRQSGLAAVRTAFRGPGRGDADAINAALLCRDYLLGSLDDRSLRIVKALLAGQTKKDIAAAEGISASAVSQRAGRAGLDVIVQASRYLSRLR from the coding sequence ATGTCCCCGATAAAGGGGAGCGCTTCAACAACGGTAGCGACGCTGATCGGCGACGTCGTGGGTTCGCGCCGGATCGCCGACCGCGCCGCCGCCCACCACGCGCTCGCCGCCGCGTTGCGCGAGGTCACCGCGGGCGCGGTCGACCCGCCCGCGTTCACCGCCGGCGACGAGTTCCAGGGCAGCTATCCGACCGTCGGCGCGGCGATCGATGCCGCGCTGACCATTCGGCTCGCGGTGGCACCGGACGTCGATGTGCGGTTCGGCATCGGATGGGGTGACGTCACCGTGCTCGATCCGGCCACCGGCATCCAGGACGGTCCGGGCTGGTGGGCCGCGCGGGAGGCGATCGAGTGGACCGCATCGGCGCAGCGGCAGTCCGGCCTCGCCGCGGTGCGCACCGCGTTCCGCGGCCCGGGCCGTGGCGATGCCGACGCTATCAACGCCGCCCTGCTCTGTCGGGACTATCTGCTTGGATCGCTCGATGACCGCTCGCTACGGATCGTGAAGGCATTGTTGGCCGGGCAGACCAAGAAGGACATCGCCGCCGCCGAGGGCATCAGCGCCTCGGCGGTGTCGCAGCGCGCCGGCCGCGCCGGATTGGATGTGATCGTGCAGGCGTCGCGCTATCTGAGCAGGCTGCGATGA
- a CDS encoding SDR family oxidoreductase, with protein sequence MGLLDGRVVIVTGAGNGIGRAHALAFAAEGAKVVVNDIGVGLDGSPASGGSAAQAVVDEIKAAGGEAVANGADVSNWKQAEELIQAAVDTFGGLDVLVNNAGIVRDRMIANTSEEEFDAVIAVHLKGHFATIRHAAAYWRNQHKAGKPVDARIINTSSGAGLLGSVGQGNYSAAKGGIATLTLVAAAELGRYGVTVNAIAPSARTRMTETVFAEMMATQDKEFDSMAPENISPLVVWLGSAEAKDVTGRVFEVEGGIIRVCEGWSRGPEVDKGARWDPAELGPVVTDLIAKARTPLPVYGA encoded by the coding sequence ATGGGTTTGCTCGACGGCCGCGTGGTCATCGTGACGGGCGCCGGTAACGGCATCGGGCGCGCGCACGCGCTCGCCTTCGCCGCCGAGGGGGCGAAGGTCGTGGTCAACGACATCGGCGTTGGTTTGGACGGTTCGCCGGCCTCCGGCGGCAGCGCGGCGCAGGCCGTCGTCGACGAGATCAAGGCCGCCGGCGGCGAGGCCGTCGCCAACGGGGCCGATGTCTCGAACTGGAAGCAGGCCGAGGAGCTGATCCAAGCCGCGGTCGACACCTTCGGCGGGCTCGACGTGCTGGTCAACAACGCCGGCATCGTCCGCGACCGGATGATCGCCAACACCAGCGAGGAGGAGTTCGACGCGGTCATCGCCGTTCACCTCAAGGGCCACTTCGCCACCATCCGGCATGCCGCGGCCTACTGGCGCAACCAGCACAAGGCGGGCAAGCCGGTGGACGCGCGGATCATCAACACCAGCTCCGGGGCGGGGCTGCTCGGCAGCGTCGGGCAGGGCAACTACTCGGCGGCCAAGGGCGGCATCGCCACGCTGACCCTGGTGGCCGCGGCCGAGCTGGGCCGCTACGGGGTGACGGTCAACGCGATCGCTCCGTCGGCGCGCACCCGGATGACCGAGACGGTGTTCGCCGAGATGATGGCGACCCAGGACAAAGAGTTCGACTCGATGGCGCCGGAGAACATCTCGCCGCTGGTGGTGTGGCTGGGCAGTGCCGAGGCCAAGGACGTCACCGGCCGGGTGTTCGAGGTCGAGGGCGGTATCATCCGGGTCTGCGAGGGCTGGTCGCGGGGCCCGGAGGTGGACAAGGGTGCCCGCTGGGACCCGGCCGAGCTCGGCCCGGTGGTCACCGACCTGATCGCCAAGGCGCGCACGCCGCTGCCGGTGTACGGGGCCTGA
- a CDS encoding cytochrome P450: MPCPNLPKNFDPLDADLNLKGLPVKELAELREHEPIHWVDVPEGTGGFGDKGYWIVTKHKYVKEISRRSDVFGSSPDGAIPVWPKTMTREAIDVQRNVLLNMDAPQHTRLRKIISRGFTPRAIGRLEDELRSRAQKIAEQAAGYETGDFVEQVACELPLQAIAELLGVPQEDRDKIFRWSNEMTAGEDPEYAHIDPAQSSVELITYAMAMADERIKNPTDDIVSKLVHVDIDGEKLSEDEFGFFVVMLAVAGNETTRNSITHGMIAFSQYPDQWELYKRERPETAADEIVRWATPVSAFQRTALEDVELGGVQIKKGQRVVMSYRAANFDEEVFEDPYTFNILRNPNPHLGFGGTGAHYCIGANLAKLSINLMFNAIADHLPDLKPIGTPERLKSGWLNGIKHWQVDYTGKCPVAH, translated from the coding sequence ATGCCTTGTCCGAACCTGCCCAAGAACTTCGACCCGCTGGATGCAGACCTGAACCTCAAGGGGCTGCCGGTCAAAGAACTCGCCGAACTGCGTGAGCATGAGCCCATCCACTGGGTTGACGTGCCGGAGGGGACCGGTGGCTTCGGCGACAAAGGCTACTGGATCGTCACCAAGCACAAGTACGTCAAGGAGATCTCGCGGCGCAGCGACGTGTTCGGCAGCTCGCCGGACGGCGCCATCCCGGTGTGGCCGAAGACCATGACCCGCGAGGCCATCGACGTGCAGCGCAACGTGCTGCTCAACATGGACGCCCCGCAGCACACCCGGCTGCGCAAGATCATCTCGCGCGGGTTCACCCCGCGGGCCATCGGCCGGCTCGAGGACGAGCTGCGCTCGCGCGCCCAGAAGATCGCCGAGCAGGCCGCCGGCTACGAGACCGGCGACTTCGTCGAGCAGGTGGCCTGCGAGCTGCCGCTGCAGGCGATCGCCGAGCTGCTCGGCGTGCCGCAGGAGGACCGGGACAAGATCTTCCGCTGGTCCAACGAGATGACCGCCGGCGAGGACCCGGAGTACGCGCACATCGACCCGGCCCAGTCGTCGGTGGAGCTGATCACCTACGCGATGGCGATGGCCGACGAGCGGATCAAGAACCCGACCGACGACATCGTCAGCAAGCTGGTGCACGTCGACATCGACGGCGAGAAGCTCTCCGAGGACGAGTTCGGGTTCTTCGTGGTGATGCTGGCGGTGGCCGGCAACGAGACCACCCGCAACTCGATCACTCACGGCATGATCGCGTTCTCGCAGTACCCCGACCAGTGGGAGCTGTACAAGCGCGAGCGGCCGGAGACCGCGGCCGACGAGATCGTGCGCTGGGCCACCCCGGTGTCGGCGTTCCAGCGCACCGCCCTGGAGGACGTCGAGCTCGGCGGGGTCCAGATCAAGAAGGGCCAGCGGGTGGTGATGTCCTACCGGGCGGCCAACTTCGACGAGGAGGTGTTCGAGGACCCGTACACCTTCAACATCCTGCGCAACCCGAATCCGCACCTCGGCTTCGGCGGCACCGGCGCCCACTACTGCATCGGCGCCAACCTGGCCAAGCTCAGCATCAACCTGATGTTCAACGCGATCGCCGACCATCTACCCGATCTGAAGCCGATCGGTACTCCCGAACGGCTAAAGTCGGGCTGGCTCAACGGCATCAAGCACTGGCAGGTGGACTACACCGGCAAATGCCCGGTGGCGCACTGA
- a CDS encoding TetR/AcrR family transcriptional regulator: protein MSPRASKLAASRSAKEPPERESVRERLLKAAHELFTEQGYRATTTKQIAARAQVAELSLFRHFGSKADIFEASVLEPLKTYIRQWSQSWVDVAAEATLETMAGQLVEGLYTLIKQDYRIFQELIAARSDPRSDLYSAAVEVSTELRKGLRAVHDASFDVANRYGLPADDKPATIGAAAAMIIGSVVLEDWVYPAQRRIPGRDRMIRELTRMIIDGTTHRGEPGRD, encoded by the coding sequence ATGTCGCCGCGCGCTTCGAAATTGGCCGCGTCGAGGTCGGCCAAGGAGCCGCCCGAGCGGGAGAGCGTGCGGGAAAGGCTGCTCAAGGCCGCCCACGAACTGTTCACCGAACAGGGCTACCGGGCCACCACCACCAAGCAGATCGCGGCCCGGGCCCAGGTCGCCGAACTCTCGCTGTTCCGGCACTTCGGCTCCAAGGCCGACATCTTCGAGGCCAGCGTGCTGGAGCCACTGAAGACCTACATCCGGCAGTGGAGCCAGTCCTGGGTGGACGTGGCCGCCGAGGCCACGCTCGAAACGATGGCGGGCCAGCTGGTCGAGGGCCTCTACACCCTGATCAAGCAGGACTACCGCATCTTTCAGGAGCTGATCGCCGCCCGTTCCGATCCGCGCAGCGACCTGTACTCGGCCGCCGTCGAGGTCAGCACCGAACTGCGCAAGGGGCTGCGGGCGGTCCATGACGCGTCGTTCGACGTGGCGAACCGCTACGGACTGCCGGCCGACGACAAACCCGCCACCATCGGTGCGGCCGCGGCGATGATCATCGGCTCGGTGGTGCTGGAGGACTGGGTGTATCCGGCACAGCGGCGAATCCCCGGCCGCGATCGAATGATTCGGGAGCTGACCCGAATGATCATCGACGGCACCACCCACCGCGGCGAACCGGGCCGGGACTGA
- the ipdB gene encoding cholesterol ring-cleaving hydrolase subunit IpdB, with protein MTTTATRAEVCAVACAELFRDAGEILVSPMTTMVQVGARLARLTFSPDILLTDGEARLIADTPALGAAAEIEGWMPFGRVFETLAWGRRHVVMGANQIDRYGNQNLSAFGPLQKPTRQMFGVRGAPGNTINHITSYWVGNHSKRVFCESVDVVCGIGWDKVDPDNPAFRFVNVHRVVTNLGVFDFNGPDHQMRAVSLHPGITPEQVAENTSFEVHGLAEAPTTRLPSDEELRLIREVIDPKSLRDKEIRS; from the coding sequence GTGACCACCACCGCGACCCGTGCCGAGGTGTGCGCCGTCGCCTGCGCGGAGCTGTTCCGCGACGCGGGCGAGATCCTGGTCAGCCCGATGACCACCATGGTGCAGGTCGGCGCCCGGCTGGCTCGGCTGACCTTCTCCCCCGACATCCTGCTCACCGACGGCGAGGCCCGGCTGATCGCCGACACCCCCGCCCTCGGCGCCGCCGCCGAGATCGAGGGCTGGATGCCGTTCGGCCGGGTGTTCGAGACCCTGGCCTGGGGCCGGCGCCATGTGGTGATGGGCGCCAACCAGATCGACCGCTACGGCAACCAGAACCTCTCGGCGTTCGGCCCACTGCAGAAACCCACCCGGCAGATGTTCGGCGTGCGCGGCGCGCCGGGCAACACCATCAACCACATCACCAGCTACTGGGTGGGTAACCACTCCAAGCGGGTGTTCTGCGAATCGGTCGACGTGGTCTGCGGAATCGGTTGGGACAAGGTGGATCCCGACAACCCCGCGTTCCGCTTCGTCAACGTCCACCGGGTGGTGACCAACCTGGGGGTGTTCGACTTCAACGGCCCCGACCACCAGATGCGCGCGGTGTCGCTGCATCCGGGCATCACGCCCGAGCAGGTCGCCGAGAACACCTCGTTCGAGGTGCACGGGTTGGCCGAAGCGCCCACCACCCGGCTGCCCAGCGACGAGGAACTGCGCCTGATCCGCGAGGTCATCGACCCTAAGTCGTTGCGGGACAAGGAAATCCGGTCATGA
- the echA20 gene encoding (7aS)-7a-methyl-1,5-dioxo-2,3,5,6,7,7a-hexahydro-1H-indene-carboxyl-CoA hydrolase: MTITTATVEPGIVSVTVNYPPVNAIPSRGWFELADAITKAGENFDTHVVILRAEGRGFNAGVDIKEMQNTEGFTALIDANRGCFAAFKAVYECAVPVVAAVNGFCVGGGIGLVGNADVIVASDDAKFGLPEVERGALGAATHLARLVPQHMMRRLFYTAATVDAQTLHHFGSVHEVVPREELDEAALRVARDIAAKDTRVIRAAKEALNFIDVQRVNHSYRMEQGFTFELNLAGVADEHRDAFAGTNKAGKGSK, translated from the coding sequence ATGACCATCACGACCGCCACCGTCGAGCCCGGCATCGTCTCGGTGACCGTGAACTATCCGCCGGTCAACGCGATCCCCTCCCGCGGCTGGTTCGAGCTCGCCGACGCCATCACCAAGGCGGGTGAGAACTTCGACACCCACGTCGTGATCCTGCGGGCCGAGGGCCGGGGCTTCAATGCGGGCGTGGACATCAAGGAGATGCAGAACACCGAGGGCTTCACCGCGCTGATCGACGCGAACCGGGGCTGCTTCGCCGCGTTCAAGGCGGTCTACGAGTGCGCGGTGCCGGTGGTCGCCGCGGTGAACGGGTTCTGCGTCGGTGGCGGCATCGGCCTGGTCGGCAACGCGGACGTGATCGTGGCCTCCGACGATGCGAAGTTCGGCCTGCCCGAGGTGGAGCGGGGCGCGCTGGGCGCGGCCACCCACCTGGCCCGACTGGTCCCGCAACACATGATGCGGCGGCTGTTCTACACCGCCGCCACCGTCGACGCGCAGACGCTGCACCACTTCGGCTCGGTGCACGAGGTGGTGCCGCGCGAGGAGCTCGACGAGGCCGCGCTGCGGGTGGCCCGCGACATCGCGGCCAAGGACACCCGGGTGATCCGCGCCGCCAAGGAGGCGCTGAACTTCATCGACGTGCAGCGGGTCAACCACAGCTACCGCATGGAGCAGGGCTTCACCTTCGAACTCAACCTGGCCGGCGTCGCCGACGAGCACCGCGACGCCTTCGCCGGCACCAACAAGGCAGGCAAAGGGTCGAAATGA
- a CDS encoding steroid 3-ketoacyl-CoA thiolase, with protein sequence MGNPVIVEATRSPIGKRNGWLSGLHATELLGAVQKALVEKAGINPGDVEQVIGGCVTQFGEQSNNISRVAWLTAGLPEHVGATTIDCQCGSSQQANHLIAGLIATGAIDIGIACGIEAMSRVGLGENAGPDRSKIRAASWDIDMPNQFEAAERIAKRRGITREDIDQFGLQSQLKAQRAWAEGRFDREISPIEAPVLDEQKQPTSERQLVTRDQGLRETTLEGLAGLKPVLEGGIHTAGTSSQISDGAAAVLWMDEDKAKALGLRPRARIVAQALVGAEPYYHLDGPVQATETVLKKAGMKIGDIDLVEINEAFASVVLSWARVHEPDMDRVNVNGGAIALGHPVGATGARLITTALHELERTDKSTALITMCAGGALATGTIIERI encoded by the coding sequence ATGGGTAACCCTGTCATCGTTGAAGCCACTCGCAGCCCGATCGGCAAGCGCAACGGATGGTTGTCCGGCCTGCACGCGACCGAACTTCTCGGGGCCGTGCAGAAGGCGCTCGTGGAGAAAGCCGGCATCAACCCCGGTGACGTCGAGCAGGTCATCGGCGGTTGCGTCACCCAGTTCGGCGAGCAGTCCAACAACATCAGCCGGGTCGCCTGGCTGACCGCCGGCCTGCCCGAACACGTCGGCGCCACCACCATCGACTGCCAGTGCGGCAGCAGCCAGCAGGCCAACCACCTGATCGCCGGCCTGATCGCCACCGGCGCCATCGACATCGGCATCGCCTGCGGCATCGAGGCGATGAGCCGGGTCGGCCTGGGCGAGAACGCCGGGCCGGACCGCTCGAAGATCCGCGCCGCCTCCTGGGACATCGACATGCCCAACCAGTTCGAGGCCGCCGAGCGGATCGCCAAGCGCCGCGGCATCACCCGTGAGGACATCGACCAGTTCGGTCTGCAGTCGCAGCTCAAGGCGCAGCGCGCCTGGGCCGAGGGCCGGTTCGACCGGGAGATCAGCCCGATCGAGGCGCCCGTGCTCGACGAGCAGAAGCAGCCCACCTCCGAACGCCAGCTGGTCACCCGCGACCAGGGCCTGCGCGAAACCACCCTGGAGGGTCTGGCCGGACTCAAGCCGGTGCTCGAGGGCGGTATCCACACCGCGGGCACGTCGTCGCAGATCTCCGACGGCGCCGCCGCGGTGCTGTGGATGGACGAGGACAAGGCCAAGGCGCTCGGGCTGCGGCCGCGGGCCCGCATCGTCGCGCAGGCACTCGTCGGCGCCGAGCCGTACTACCACCTCGACGGGCCGGTGCAGGCCACCGAGACGGTCCTGAAGAAGGCCGGGATGAAGATCGGCGACATCGACCTGGTCGAGATCAACGAGGCGTTCGCGTCGGTGGTGCTGTCCTGGGCGCGGGTGCACGAACCCGACATGGACCGGGTCAACGTCAACGGCGGCGCGATCGCGCTGGGCCACCCGGTCGGCGCCACCGGTGCCCGCCTGATCACCACCGCACTGCACGAACTGGAGCGCACCGACAAGTCCACGGCGCTGATCACGATGTGCGCCGGCGGTGCGCTGGCCACCGGCACGATCATCGAGCGGATCTGA